Genomic window (Streptomyces cadmiisoli):
CCGGGGCGGCGCAGCGGGCCGGTCGACGGGCCGTGAGCGAGGCGTCCGCGCGCACGGCGGACACCGTGACCGGGAGCCTCCGGTCACAGGGCGAGAGTCCGGCGCGCCGCCACCACGGCCTGCGTCGCGTAGGAACGTCCGAACAGCACGGTGTGGACGAGCAGCGGGAAGAGCTGGTGCAGCGGGATGCGGTCCCGCCGGCCGGCAGGGAGCGGAGCCGCCTCGGCATAGCCGTCGAGCACCTCGTCCAGGCGGGGGCAGCCGAAGAGGTGCAGCATGGCGAGGTCGGTCTCCCGGTGGCCACCGTGCGCGGCGGGGTCGATGAGCCGGACCCGTCCGTCCGCGCCCCACAGCACATTGCCGTTCCACAGGTCGCCGTGCAGCCGGGCGGGCGGTTCGGCGGGGCCCGCCAGTTCGGGCAGCCGCTCGCAGACCCGCTCGATCGCGGCCGACTCCGCCGGCCGCAGCGTGCCGTCGTCCACGGCACGGCGCAGGTAGGGCAGTACGCGGTGCTCGGCGTACCAGGACGGCCAGTCGTCGCCGGGGACGTTGCGCATGGGGGCGAGCCCGATGGACGCGTCCGCCGGGCCGCCGGGCGGCGGCGACCCGAACGCGCTCGCCCCGGCGGCGTGCAGCGCGGCCAGTTCCCGCCCGAAGCGCAGCGCGGCCGGCCCGTCGGCTCGCCCGGCCGGAACACGGTCGGTCACGAGCCACCGTCCGTCGTGTCCGCGCACGGCCGGCACACCGACCGCTTCGGCCTGACCGAGCCAGCGCAGCCCGGCCGCCTCGGCGGCGATCCCGCCCGGCGCGTCCTGGCGCTTGACCATCACCACCTGCCCGCCGTCCAGGGTGACTTCGGCCAGCGTCGCGGACAACGGACGGACCTCCGTCACCGCACGCCCGGTCATCCGGGCCGCCACGGCGTCCGGCCCTTCCTGTCCGGCGCGGGCGGTGCGAGCGGTCATACGGCGTCCTTCTCACGGTCGGTCCGGGGCGAGCGAAGGAGCCGGAGCGGTACCCCGCGGTTCCCCGGGAGCGGATCCGCGCGGTCCGGCGGAGCCGTACGCCCCCACCAAGGTACGACGCGCACCCGGTTTGCGGGACCGGCAAAGTTGTTTGTCGCCGGGGGCGGTCCGGCTCCAAGCTCGGTCGTGCGCGCCGAACCGTCGCACGGTCGCGCGCCGAGCCGACGACCGACACCGACGACCGCAGGAGTCACCATGGCCGAAGTCCCCACGCCCACCCGGCCCGCAGAGTTCTGGGAGGCCCGCTACCGGGACACCGGGCGGGTCTGGAGCGGCCGCCCCAACCGACTGCTCGTGGACGAGGCCACGGACCTGGCGCCGGGCAGCGCGCTCGACCTCGGATGCGGCGAGGGCGGGGACGTCGTGTGGCTGGCGTCCCGCGGCTGGCGGGTCACCGGAGTCGACATCTCGGCCACCGCCCTGGAACGCGCGGCGCGGCACGCCGCCGAGGCCGGTGTGGGCGAGCGCACCGCGTGGGAACGCCACGAGCTCGGCGAGACCTTCCCGGACGGCTCGTTCGACCTGGTGAACGTCCAGTACCTGCAGTCCCCGGTCGGCCTGGACCAGCGGTGGATCCTGCGGCGCGCCGCCGAAGCCGTCGCCGAGCGCGGCACACTCCTGATCGTCCTGCACGGGGACTGGCCGTCCTGGCAGGGCGAACCGCCCTTCGACGCCGCCTTCCCCACCCTCGACGGCCTGCTCGCGGAACTGTCGCTGCCCGAAGCGGAGTGGACCGTCGAGTCGGCGCGGACGGCGCGTCGCGCGTGTGCGTCCCCGGACGGGGTCGAAGGACACCGGAACGACCACGTGTGGCGCCTGCGACGCCACTGACTTCGCCCGCCACCCGACGAGAGCGGCGCGCCGACTCGCCCGCAGGGCATGGCGGTCGCCCTCGTCCGGGCCACCGGTCCGGCTGACCGCCGGCCGCAGCGGGGGAGTTCCGGCCCTACTCCTCCGGCGTCGGCGCCTGTTCCGGGAGCAGGCCGGCCGCCTTGACGGCACGCCAGAACCGGGCCGGAACGGGGTGGTTGAAGACGTCCACGCTGCCGGTGACCTCCTGCGCGGAACGGGCGCCGACGACGACGCTGGTGACGGCGGGATGTCCGAGCGGGAACTGCACCGCCGCGGCGAGCATCGGCACGTCGAAGGCGTCGCACACCTCCCGCCACGCCCGCAACCGCCACTGGAGCCGTCGCGGAACGGCGCCGTACCCGTGCGGCGCGCCCGGACGGGGGTCGGCGAGCAGCCCGCTCTGGTACACACCCGCCGCCATGACCGCCACGCCCCGCTCGGCGCACAGCGGCAGCAGCTCGGCCAGGCCGGACTGGTCGAGCAGGTTGTAGCGGCCGGCCAGCAGCACGCAGTCGGGTCCGGGCGGAGCGGCCTCGCGCAGGAAGCGGGCGGCCACGGAGGCGTGGTTGACGCCGATCGACACGGCCCCGACGGTGCCCGCGTCCCG
Coding sequences:
- a CDS encoding class I SAM-dependent methyltransferase; this encodes MAEVPTPTRPAEFWEARYRDTGRVWSGRPNRLLVDEATDLAPGSALDLGCGEGGDVVWLASRGWRVTGVDISATALERAARHAAEAGVGERTAWERHELGETFPDGSFDLVNVQYLQSPVGLDQRWILRRAAEAVAERGTLLIVLHGDWPSWQGEPPFDAAFPTLDGLLAELSLPEAEWTVESARTARRACASPDGVEGHRNDHVWRLRRH
- a CDS encoding fructosamine kinase family protein, which translates into the protein MTARTARAGQEGPDAVAARMTGRAVTEVRPLSATLAEVTLDGGQVVMVKRQDAPGGIAAEAAGLRWLGQAEAVGVPAVRGHDGRWLVTDRVPAGRADGPAALRFGRELAALHAAGASAFGSPPPGGPADASIGLAPMRNVPGDDWPSWYAEHRVLPYLRRAVDDGTLRPAESAAIERVCERLPELAGPAEPPARLHGDLWNGNVLWGADGRVRLIDPAAHGGHRETDLAMLHLFGCPRLDEVLDGYAEAAPLPAGRRDRIPLHQLFPLLVHTVLFGRSYATQAVVAARRTLAL
- a CDS encoding aldo/keto reductase — its product is MRADELVTLGRTRLRVSRLGLGLASVGGLFAPVSDDEAATVIDAAWDAGVRLFDTAPVYGYGRSEVRAGAALANRPRAAYVLCTKVGRLIEPGGPDTQPIWADPPAGLGPRLDYSYAGVLRCVEESLARLRLDRIDVLHVHDPEQDFPTAVREAYRALADLRDAGTVGAVSIGVNHASVAARFLREAAPPGPDCVLLAGRYNLLDQSGLAELLPLCAERGVAVMAAGVYQSGLLADPRPGAPHGYGAVPRRLQWRLRAWREVCDAFDVPMLAAAVQFPLGHPAVTSVVVGARSAQEVTGSVDVFNHPVPARFWRAVKAAGLLPEQAPTPEE